The following coding sequences are from one Syngnathus acus chromosome 14, fSynAcu1.2, whole genome shotgun sequence window:
- the npas2 gene encoding neuronal PAS domain-containing protein 2 isoform X3, with product MGKSVNMDNLSDFGGPCPSSRRDWDSSSCMDDLMDEDEKDKAKRASRNKSEKKRRDQFNVLIKELCTMLQGQGHPRKMDKSTILQRTIDFLQKQKDISAQTETCDVRQDWKPSFLSNEEFTQLMLEALDGFLIALTPDGNITYVSDSVSSLIGHLPSDMVDQNILNFLPEREHAEVYKLLSSNMLMTDPIAADFLNSEAHVEFCCHLARGNIDPKEPPVYEYVKFVGDFKFHNNVPTSSCNGVELTLPRSLQTSLEEQVCLIATVRLVTPQFLKDLCNVDDPCDEFTSRHSLEWKFLFLDHRASPIIGYLPFEVLGTSGYDYYHVDDLELIAQCHKQLMQFGKGKSCYYRFLTKGQQWIWLRTHYYITYHQWNSKPEFIVCTHTVVSYAEVRAERRRAFGLEELSPPEIAPSSVKAQELYLDMCATLDPPLDRNSGARSVSSHSSRKSSHTALSDSASANSYTETCTPSWQSTSIGNERTPARLQVGRSKQQQTQQQSSMFQLQQPQLGVMNQLKEQLEERTRILQADIKTQQQELHDIKEKLHLANLQMLLQQPIHNEIGQQPQQPQQPQGPGRPDSQSQSGVIRPLSGHPKPPSCGAHSSSPRSLLRENSSPSTQVPQRISRSGPVQSVSLTVQTNTSLTMPFYSNPMMFSQTNTRPLHDTNQRQADNDFSQDGQLRMLLNQPMQTLVPTSSGSTQSSQQCNMGIPQTIYTLEQQIIAPSFPMQQVNCNAVLVPSQVFTSPIMIPHNSFISHQSQPSYQAQPQASQHSLHLQQPQQFFQMTQGLVHSGSTPAFLHTANIPQQGTVGYIQQQPAPQTQQQQQRQYQHSQTQNANVSDFRNMLTQ from the exons ATGGGAAAGAGCGTGAATATGGACAACCTTTCGGACTTCGGAGGCCCCTGTCCTTCTAGCCGCAGGGACTGGGA TTCCAGCAGCTGCATGGATGATTTGATGGACGAGGATGAGAAAGACAAGGCAAAAAG GGCATCCCGAAACAAAtcggaaaagaaaagaagagacCAGTTCAATGTGCTCATCAAGGAGCTATGCACCATGCTGCAGGGCCAAGGCCATCCTCGCAAGATGGACAAGTCCACCATACTACAAAGAACGATTGACTTcttacagaaacaaaaag ACATCAGTGCTCAGACTGAAACGTGTGACGTGAGACAAGATTGGAAGCCTTCATTCCTCAGCAATGAGGAGTTCACCCAGCTTATGcttgag GCACTTGATGGTTTTTTGATAGCGTTAACTCCAGACGGAAACATCACATACGTATCGGACAGTGTGTCTTCACTTATTGGACATTTGCCG TCAGATATGGTGGACCAAAATATCTTGAATTTCCTCCCGGAGCGGGAACACGCAGAGGTATATAAGCTGCTATCATCCAATATGCTGATGACTGACCCCATTGCTGCTGACTTCCTGAACA GTGAGGCACATGTGGAATTTTGCTGTCACCTTGCCAGAGGGAACATCGATCCAAAAGAGCCGCCTGTGTACGAGTATGTCAAGTTTGTTGGAGATTTCAAGTTTCATAACAATG TGCCTACATCCTCTTGTAACGGGGTTGAATTGACGTTACCAAGAAGCCTGCAGACGTCGTTGGAGGAGCAGGTCTGCCTCATTGCTACTGTACGATTAGTCACACCGCAGTTTCTCAAG GATTTGTGCAACGTGGATGATCCTTGTGATGAATTCACATCCAGGCACAGCCTCGAATGGAAGTTTCTGTTTTTAGATCACAG AGCTTCTCCAATCATAGGATATTTACCCTTTGAAGTTCTTGGAACATCTGGCTACGATTACTATCATGTGGACGATTTGGAGCTTATAGCGCAATGTCATAAGCAAC TCATGCAGTTCGGAAAGGGGAAATCCTGCTATTATCGCTTCCTGACAAAGGGCCAGCAGTGGATTTGGTTGCGGACGCACTACTATATTACTTATCACCAATGGAACTCCAAACCGGAGTTCATCGTGTGCACTCACACTGTTGTCAG TTACGCCGAAGTACGAGCTGAAAGGAGGCGAGCGTTTGGCCTTGAGGAGCTGTCTCCTCCTGAGATTGCTCCTTCCTCTGTGAAG GCCCAGGAGCTGTACTTGGACATGTGCGCCACGCTGGACCCGCCACTGGACAGAAACAGCGGCGCACGTTCGGTATCCTCCCACAGCTCTCGGAAGTCCTCCCACACAGCGCTGTCGGACTCCGCAT CAGCAAACTCGTACACAGAAACCTGCACGCCGTCATGGCAGTCGACTTCTATTGGGAACGAGAGGACGCCTGCCAGACTCCAAGTTGGGCGTTCAAAG CAACAGCAAACGCAGCAGCAGTCGTCCATGTTTCAGCTGCAACAGCCTCAGCTGGGTGTTATGAACCAGCTTAAGGAGCAACTGGAGGAAAGGACACGCATCCTGCAGGCTGACATAAAGACGCAACAGCAGGAGCTCCATGACATCAAAGAGAAGCTTCACCTCGCTAATCTTCAG ATGTTACTACAACAACCTATCCACAATGAAATTGGCCAACAGCcgcagcagccgcagcagccGCAGGGCCCAGGCAGGCCGGACTCCCAGAGCCAATCGGGCGTCATCAGACCGCTCTCAGGCCACCCGAAACCACCTTCCTGCGGTGCCCACAGTTCGTCCCCTCGCTCACTTTTGAGAGAGAACAGCTCCCCCTCAACACAG GTCCCGCAGAGGATATCTCGGAGCGGCCCGGTGCAGTCAGTGAGTTTGACCGTGCAGACCAATACGAGTCTGACCATGCCCTTCTACAGCAACCCAATGATGTTCTCACAGACCAATACGAGGCCTCTACATGACACAAACCAAAGACAGGCGGACAACGACTTTAGCCAAGACGGACAACTACG GATGCTCCTGAACCAGCCGATGCAGACATTGGTCCCCACGAGCAGTGGGTCCACGCAGTCCTCCCAGCAGTGCAACATGGGCATTCCCCAGACCAT ATACACATTGGAGCAGCAGATCATCGCCCCCTCATTCCCCATGCAACAGGTCAACTGCAACGCCGTGCTCGTTCCCTCTCAGGTGTTCACGTCGCCTATCATGATCCCGCACAACAGCTTCATCTCCCACCAGTCACAGCCAAGCTATCAGGCTCAGCCTCAGGCCTCCCAGCACTCCCTGCATCTGCAGCAGCCCCAGCAGTTCTTTCAG ATGACGCAAGGACTTGTGCACAGTGGATCGACTCCAGCATTCCTACACACCGCCAACATCCCACAGCAAGGCACCGTGGGATACATCCAGCAGCAGCCGGCGCCGCAaacacaacagcagcaacaaagACAATATCAACATTCCCAAACCCAGAACGCTAATGTTTCAGACTTTAGGAATATGCTAACGCAGTAG
- the npas2 gene encoding neuronal PAS domain-containing protein 2 isoform X1: protein MGKSVNMDNLSDFGGPCPSSRRDWDSSSCMDDLMDEDEKDKAKRASRNKSEKKRRDQFNVLIKELCTMLQGQGHPRKMDKSTILQRTIDFLQKQKDISAQTETCDVRQDWKPSFLSNEEFTQLMLEALDGFLIALTPDGNITYVSDSVSSLIGHLPSDMVDQNILNFLPEREHAEVYKLLSSNMLMTDPIAADFLNSEAHVEFCCHLARGNIDPKEPPVYEYVKFVGDFKFHNNVPTSSCNGVELTLPRSLQTSLEEQVCLIATVRLVTPQFLKDLCNVDDPCDEFTSRHSLEWKFLFLDHRASPIIGYLPFEVLGTSGYDYYHVDDLELIAQCHKQLMQFGKGKSCYYRFLTKGQQWIWLRTHYYITYHQWNSKPEFIVCTHTVVSYAEVRAERRRAFGLEELSPPEIAPSSVKAQELYLDMCATLDPPLDRNSGARSVSSHSSRKSSHTALSDSASANSYTETCTPSWQSTSIGNERTPARLQVGRSKNSTQRQNPFDLVSQMSLPLSPPPPPCNKNTAMQQQTQQQSSMFQLQQPQLGVMNQLKEQLEERTRILQADIKTQQQELHDIKEKLHLANLQMLLQQPIHNEIGQQPQQPQQPQGPGRPDSQSQSGVIRPLSGHPKPPSCGAHSSSPRSLLRENSSPSTQVPQRISRSGPVQSVSLTVQTNTSLTMPFYSNPMMFSQTNTRPLHDTNQRQADNDFSQDGQLRMLLNQPMQTLVPTSSGSTQSSQQCNMGIPQTIYTLEQQIIAPSFPMQQVNCNAVLVPSQVFTSPIMIPHNSFISHQSQPSYQAQPQASQHSLHLQQPQQFFQMTQGLVHSGSTPAFLHTANIPQQGTVGYIQQQPAPQTQQQQQRQYQHSQTQNANVSDFRNMLTQ, encoded by the exons ATGGGAAAGAGCGTGAATATGGACAACCTTTCGGACTTCGGAGGCCCCTGTCCTTCTAGCCGCAGGGACTGGGA TTCCAGCAGCTGCATGGATGATTTGATGGACGAGGATGAGAAAGACAAGGCAAAAAG GGCATCCCGAAACAAAtcggaaaagaaaagaagagacCAGTTCAATGTGCTCATCAAGGAGCTATGCACCATGCTGCAGGGCCAAGGCCATCCTCGCAAGATGGACAAGTCCACCATACTACAAAGAACGATTGACTTcttacagaaacaaaaag ACATCAGTGCTCAGACTGAAACGTGTGACGTGAGACAAGATTGGAAGCCTTCATTCCTCAGCAATGAGGAGTTCACCCAGCTTATGcttgag GCACTTGATGGTTTTTTGATAGCGTTAACTCCAGACGGAAACATCACATACGTATCGGACAGTGTGTCTTCACTTATTGGACATTTGCCG TCAGATATGGTGGACCAAAATATCTTGAATTTCCTCCCGGAGCGGGAACACGCAGAGGTATATAAGCTGCTATCATCCAATATGCTGATGACTGACCCCATTGCTGCTGACTTCCTGAACA GTGAGGCACATGTGGAATTTTGCTGTCACCTTGCCAGAGGGAACATCGATCCAAAAGAGCCGCCTGTGTACGAGTATGTCAAGTTTGTTGGAGATTTCAAGTTTCATAACAATG TGCCTACATCCTCTTGTAACGGGGTTGAATTGACGTTACCAAGAAGCCTGCAGACGTCGTTGGAGGAGCAGGTCTGCCTCATTGCTACTGTACGATTAGTCACACCGCAGTTTCTCAAG GATTTGTGCAACGTGGATGATCCTTGTGATGAATTCACATCCAGGCACAGCCTCGAATGGAAGTTTCTGTTTTTAGATCACAG AGCTTCTCCAATCATAGGATATTTACCCTTTGAAGTTCTTGGAACATCTGGCTACGATTACTATCATGTGGACGATTTGGAGCTTATAGCGCAATGTCATAAGCAAC TCATGCAGTTCGGAAAGGGGAAATCCTGCTATTATCGCTTCCTGACAAAGGGCCAGCAGTGGATTTGGTTGCGGACGCACTACTATATTACTTATCACCAATGGAACTCCAAACCGGAGTTCATCGTGTGCACTCACACTGTTGTCAG TTACGCCGAAGTACGAGCTGAAAGGAGGCGAGCGTTTGGCCTTGAGGAGCTGTCTCCTCCTGAGATTGCTCCTTCCTCTGTGAAG GCCCAGGAGCTGTACTTGGACATGTGCGCCACGCTGGACCCGCCACTGGACAGAAACAGCGGCGCACGTTCGGTATCCTCCCACAGCTCTCGGAAGTCCTCCCACACAGCGCTGTCGGACTCCGCAT CAGCAAACTCGTACACAGAAACCTGCACGCCGTCATGGCAGTCGACTTCTATTGGGAACGAGAGGACGCCTGCCAGACTCCAAGTTGGGCGTTCAAAG AATTCGACCCAAAGACAAAATCCCTTTGACCTGGTGTCCCAAATGAGCCTCcccctttctcctcctcctcctccatgcaACAAGAACACAGCAATG CAACAGCAAACGCAGCAGCAGTCGTCCATGTTTCAGCTGCAACAGCCTCAGCTGGGTGTTATGAACCAGCTTAAGGAGCAACTGGAGGAAAGGACACGCATCCTGCAGGCTGACATAAAGACGCAACAGCAGGAGCTCCATGACATCAAAGAGAAGCTTCACCTCGCTAATCTTCAG ATGTTACTACAACAACCTATCCACAATGAAATTGGCCAACAGCcgcagcagccgcagcagccGCAGGGCCCAGGCAGGCCGGACTCCCAGAGCCAATCGGGCGTCATCAGACCGCTCTCAGGCCACCCGAAACCACCTTCCTGCGGTGCCCACAGTTCGTCCCCTCGCTCACTTTTGAGAGAGAACAGCTCCCCCTCAACACAG GTCCCGCAGAGGATATCTCGGAGCGGCCCGGTGCAGTCAGTGAGTTTGACCGTGCAGACCAATACGAGTCTGACCATGCCCTTCTACAGCAACCCAATGATGTTCTCACAGACCAATACGAGGCCTCTACATGACACAAACCAAAGACAGGCGGACAACGACTTTAGCCAAGACGGACAACTACG GATGCTCCTGAACCAGCCGATGCAGACATTGGTCCCCACGAGCAGTGGGTCCACGCAGTCCTCCCAGCAGTGCAACATGGGCATTCCCCAGACCAT ATACACATTGGAGCAGCAGATCATCGCCCCCTCATTCCCCATGCAACAGGTCAACTGCAACGCCGTGCTCGTTCCCTCTCAGGTGTTCACGTCGCCTATCATGATCCCGCACAACAGCTTCATCTCCCACCAGTCACAGCCAAGCTATCAGGCTCAGCCTCAGGCCTCCCAGCACTCCCTGCATCTGCAGCAGCCCCAGCAGTTCTTTCAG ATGACGCAAGGACTTGTGCACAGTGGATCGACTCCAGCATTCCTACACACCGCCAACATCCCACAGCAAGGCACCGTGGGATACATCCAGCAGCAGCCGGCGCCGCAaacacaacagcagcaacaaagACAATATCAACATTCCCAAACCCAGAACGCTAATGTTTCAGACTTTAGGAATATGCTAACGCAGTAG
- the npas2 gene encoding neuronal PAS domain-containing protein 2 isoform X2 has protein sequence MGKSVNMDNLSDFGGPCPSSRRDWDSSSCMDDLMDEDEKDKAKRASRNKSEKKRRDQFNVLIKELCTMLQGQGHPRKMDKSTILQRTIDFLQKQKDISAQTETCDVRQDWKPSFLSNEEFTQLMLEALDGFLIALTPDGNITYVSDSVSSLIGHLPSDMVDQNILNFLPEREHAEVYKLLSSNMLMTDPIAADFLNSEAHVEFCCHLARGNIDPKEPPVYEYVKFVGDFKFHNNVPTSSCNGVELTLPRSLQTSLEEQVCLIATVRLVTPQFLKDLCNVDDPCDEFTSRHSLEWKFLFLDHRASPIIGYLPFEVLGTSGYDYYHVDDLELIAQCHKQLMQFGKGKSCYYRFLTKGQQWIWLRTHYYITYHQWNSKPEFIVCTHTVVSYAEVRAERRRAFGLEELSPPEIAPSSVKAQELYLDMCATLDPPLDRNSGARSVSSHSSRKSSHTALSDSASANSYTETCTPSWQSTSIGNERTPARLQVGRSKNSTQRQNPFDLVSQMSLPLSPPPPPCNKNTAMQQQTQQQSSMFQLQQPQLGVMNQLKEQLEERTRILQADIKTQQQELHDIKEKLHLANLQMLLQQPIHNEIGQQPQQPQQPQGPGRPDSQSQSGVIRPLSGHPKPPSCGAHSSSPRSLLRENSSPSTQVPQRISRSGPVQSTNTRPLHDTNQRQADNDFSQDGQLRMLLNQPMQTLVPTSSGSTQSSQQCNMGIPQTIYTLEQQIIAPSFPMQQVNCNAVLVPSQVFTSPIMIPHNSFISHQSQPSYQAQPQASQHSLHLQQPQQFFQMTQGLVHSGSTPAFLHTANIPQQGTVGYIQQQPAPQTQQQQQRQYQHSQTQNANVSDFRNMLTQ, from the exons ATGGGAAAGAGCGTGAATATGGACAACCTTTCGGACTTCGGAGGCCCCTGTCCTTCTAGCCGCAGGGACTGGGA TTCCAGCAGCTGCATGGATGATTTGATGGACGAGGATGAGAAAGACAAGGCAAAAAG GGCATCCCGAAACAAAtcggaaaagaaaagaagagacCAGTTCAATGTGCTCATCAAGGAGCTATGCACCATGCTGCAGGGCCAAGGCCATCCTCGCAAGATGGACAAGTCCACCATACTACAAAGAACGATTGACTTcttacagaaacaaaaag ACATCAGTGCTCAGACTGAAACGTGTGACGTGAGACAAGATTGGAAGCCTTCATTCCTCAGCAATGAGGAGTTCACCCAGCTTATGcttgag GCACTTGATGGTTTTTTGATAGCGTTAACTCCAGACGGAAACATCACATACGTATCGGACAGTGTGTCTTCACTTATTGGACATTTGCCG TCAGATATGGTGGACCAAAATATCTTGAATTTCCTCCCGGAGCGGGAACACGCAGAGGTATATAAGCTGCTATCATCCAATATGCTGATGACTGACCCCATTGCTGCTGACTTCCTGAACA GTGAGGCACATGTGGAATTTTGCTGTCACCTTGCCAGAGGGAACATCGATCCAAAAGAGCCGCCTGTGTACGAGTATGTCAAGTTTGTTGGAGATTTCAAGTTTCATAACAATG TGCCTACATCCTCTTGTAACGGGGTTGAATTGACGTTACCAAGAAGCCTGCAGACGTCGTTGGAGGAGCAGGTCTGCCTCATTGCTACTGTACGATTAGTCACACCGCAGTTTCTCAAG GATTTGTGCAACGTGGATGATCCTTGTGATGAATTCACATCCAGGCACAGCCTCGAATGGAAGTTTCTGTTTTTAGATCACAG AGCTTCTCCAATCATAGGATATTTACCCTTTGAAGTTCTTGGAACATCTGGCTACGATTACTATCATGTGGACGATTTGGAGCTTATAGCGCAATGTCATAAGCAAC TCATGCAGTTCGGAAAGGGGAAATCCTGCTATTATCGCTTCCTGACAAAGGGCCAGCAGTGGATTTGGTTGCGGACGCACTACTATATTACTTATCACCAATGGAACTCCAAACCGGAGTTCATCGTGTGCACTCACACTGTTGTCAG TTACGCCGAAGTACGAGCTGAAAGGAGGCGAGCGTTTGGCCTTGAGGAGCTGTCTCCTCCTGAGATTGCTCCTTCCTCTGTGAAG GCCCAGGAGCTGTACTTGGACATGTGCGCCACGCTGGACCCGCCACTGGACAGAAACAGCGGCGCACGTTCGGTATCCTCCCACAGCTCTCGGAAGTCCTCCCACACAGCGCTGTCGGACTCCGCAT CAGCAAACTCGTACACAGAAACCTGCACGCCGTCATGGCAGTCGACTTCTATTGGGAACGAGAGGACGCCTGCCAGACTCCAAGTTGGGCGTTCAAAG AATTCGACCCAAAGACAAAATCCCTTTGACCTGGTGTCCCAAATGAGCCTCcccctttctcctcctcctcctccatgcaACAAGAACACAGCAATG CAACAGCAAACGCAGCAGCAGTCGTCCATGTTTCAGCTGCAACAGCCTCAGCTGGGTGTTATGAACCAGCTTAAGGAGCAACTGGAGGAAAGGACACGCATCCTGCAGGCTGACATAAAGACGCAACAGCAGGAGCTCCATGACATCAAAGAGAAGCTTCACCTCGCTAATCTTCAG ATGTTACTACAACAACCTATCCACAATGAAATTGGCCAACAGCcgcagcagccgcagcagccGCAGGGCCCAGGCAGGCCGGACTCCCAGAGCCAATCGGGCGTCATCAGACCGCTCTCAGGCCACCCGAAACCACCTTCCTGCGGTGCCCACAGTTCGTCCCCTCGCTCACTTTTGAGAGAGAACAGCTCCCCCTCAACACAG GTCCCGCAGAGGATATCTCGGAGCGGCCCGGTGCAGTCA ACCAATACGAGGCCTCTACATGACACAAACCAAAGACAGGCGGACAACGACTTTAGCCAAGACGGACAACTACG GATGCTCCTGAACCAGCCGATGCAGACATTGGTCCCCACGAGCAGTGGGTCCACGCAGTCCTCCCAGCAGTGCAACATGGGCATTCCCCAGACCAT ATACACATTGGAGCAGCAGATCATCGCCCCCTCATTCCCCATGCAACAGGTCAACTGCAACGCCGTGCTCGTTCCCTCTCAGGTGTTCACGTCGCCTATCATGATCCCGCACAACAGCTTCATCTCCCACCAGTCACAGCCAAGCTATCAGGCTCAGCCTCAGGCCTCCCAGCACTCCCTGCATCTGCAGCAGCCCCAGCAGTTCTTTCAG ATGACGCAAGGACTTGTGCACAGTGGATCGACTCCAGCATTCCTACACACCGCCAACATCCCACAGCAAGGCACCGTGGGATACATCCAGCAGCAGCCGGCGCCGCAaacacaacagcagcaacaaagACAATATCAACATTCCCAAACCCAGAACGCTAATGTTTCAGACTTTAGGAATATGCTAACGCAGTAG